In the genome of Leeia speluncae, the window AAAATACTTGCCTAAACTAGCTGCGATTCAAACTAAAGGTGTAACCGGAAATATCGCTTTTGATGCAAAAGGTGATATTCAAAAAGCTGCCGTTACCGTGAAGCAGTTTGATAGCGGCGCTTGGAAAGCAATTGCCGTAGTTCGCTAATTGTTTAGCTGACAACGCACACAAAAAATGGCGCCTAAAGCGCCATTTTTTGTTGGTACACCATTTAGCGGCCAAAGTGATGGCCGCTAAATGGATTGAAATTACCCAACATTTACTGGGATTTTTCCAATCTTGGCTTGCCACTCTGCTGGACCAGTTTTATGAACAGATGAGCCGAGACTATCTACGGCAACCGTCACAGGCATATCTACCACATCAAATTCATAAATGGCTTCCATACCCAAGTCTGCAAACGCAACCACTTCACTGTGTTTAATGGCTTTAGAGACTAGGTAAGCAGCACCGCCAACCGCCATCAAATAAACTGCTTTGTTGTCTTTAATTGCATCAATCGCAATTGGGCCACGCTCAGCTTTACCCACCATGCCCAATAAACCTGTTTGCTCAAGCATCTGGCGAGTAAATTTATCCATGCGAGTTGCTGTTGTTGGGCCGGCAGGGCCAACTACTTCATCACGAACAGGGTCAACAGGACCAACGTAATAGATAAAGCGATTAGTGAAATCAACTGGTAGTGATTCGCCTTTATTTAGCATGTCAATCATGCGTTTGTGGGCTGCATCACGTCCGGTTAGTAGCTTGCCATTTAGTAACAAGGTATCACCAGGTTGCCAGCTTGCAACTTCTTCTTTGGTGACATTGTTTAAGTCAACACGTTTTGCTTCTGCTGATGGTGTCCATGCCACTTCAGGCCAGTCAGATAGGCTTGGAGGGGTTAAAACAGCAGGGCCAGAACCATCCAAGGTGAAATGTGTGTGGCGCGTAGCCGCACAGTTAGGAATCATTGCGATTGGCAAACTAGCGGCATGAGTTGGGTAATCAAGGATTTTCACATCTAGCACGGTTGCCAGACCACCAAGTCCCTGCGCACCGATGCCAAGCGCGTTTACTTTTTCATATAGCTCAATACGCAACTCTTCCACTCGATTTGACGGTCCGCGTGCAATTAGCTCTTGAATATCGATGTGCTCCATTAGCGATTCCTTCGCTAAGAGCATCGCCTTTTCTGCCGTACCGCCAATACCGATACCCAGCATGCCTGGCGGACACCAGCCTGCACCCATTAACGGTACGGTTTTTAACACCCAATCAACAATTGAATCTGATGGGTTTAACATCGCGAACTTGCTCTTGTTTTCAGAGCCACCACCTTTAGCGGCGATTCGTACATCAACTGTATCACCAGGTACTAATTCAAAGTGAACAACAGCAGGTGCATTGTCCTTTGTATTTCTTCGTGCGCCGGCTGGATCTGCCAACACTGACGCACGCAGTTTATTGTCAGGATGGTTATAGGCTTTGCGAACGCCTTCATTCAC includes:
- a CDS encoding fumarate hydratase, whose product is MTDIRQQDFIDSIADSLQFISYYHPTDYIQALATAYEREQSPAAKDAIAQILTNSKMCAEGHRPICQDTGIVCAFVKVGMNVRFSDATLSIQEMVNEGVRKAYNHPDNKLRASVLADPAGARRNTKDNAPAVVHFELVPGDTVDVRIAAKGGGSENKSKFAMLNPSDSIVDWVLKTVPLMGAGWCPPGMLGIGIGGTAEKAMLLAKESLMEHIDIQELIARGPSNRVEELRIELYEKVNALGIGAQGLGGLATVLDVKILDYPTHAASLPIAMIPNCAATRHTHFTLDGSGPAVLTPPSLSDWPEVAWTPSAEAKRVDLNNVTKEEVASWQPGDTLLLNGKLLTGRDAAHKRMIDMLNKGESLPVDFTNRFIYYVGPVDPVRDEVVGPAGPTTATRMDKFTRQMLEQTGLLGMVGKAERGPIAIDAIKDNKAVYLMAVGGAAYLVSKAIKHSEVVAFADLGMEAIYEFDVVDMPVTVAVDSLGSSVHKTGPAEWQAKIGKIPVNVG